A part of Gemmatimonas groenlandica genomic DNA contains:
- a CDS encoding ABC transporter ATP-binding protein: protein MIDVIEYTKLYGDTVAVQSLSFRVAPGDVLGLVGPNGAGKTTTLRALAGILQPTSGSIRIADIDLQTDPVAAKSRLAFIPDEPQLFDYLTVTEHLQFVARLYGVRDAAPRIPVLLEELELTAKKDALPTELSRGMKQKLAIACGLLHQPSALLLDEPLTGLDPVGIRRMKETIAARAREGAAVILSSHLLHLVEELCTRLLVIRKGQAVALGTIAEIVESRPDLAGRSLEEMFISLTGDDTVS, encoded by the coding sequence ATGATTGACGTCATCGAGTACACCAAGTTGTACGGCGATACCGTGGCCGTGCAGTCGCTGTCATTCCGCGTGGCCCCGGGCGATGTGCTCGGTCTGGTCGGCCCCAACGGCGCCGGCAAGACCACCACGCTGCGCGCGCTCGCCGGCATTCTGCAGCCCACGTCGGGGAGTATCCGCATCGCCGACATCGATCTGCAAACCGATCCGGTGGCGGCCAAGTCGCGGCTCGCGTTCATCCCCGATGAACCGCAGCTGTTCGACTATCTCACCGTCACCGAGCATCTGCAGTTCGTCGCGCGCCTGTATGGCGTGCGCGACGCGGCGCCACGCATTCCCGTGTTGCTCGAAGAACTCGAGCTCACGGCGAAGAAGGATGCGCTCCCCACCGAGCTCTCGCGCGGCATGAAGCAGAAGCTGGCCATTGCCTGCGGCCTGCTGCATCAGCCGTCGGCGTTGTTACTCGACGAGCCGCTCACCGGGCTCGATCCAGTCGGCATCCGTCGCATGAAAGAGACGATCGCCGCGCGGGCGCGCGAGGGGGCGGCCGTCATTCTCAGTTCGCACCTCCTGCATCTCGTGGAAGAGCTGTGCACGCGCCTGCTGGTGATTCGCAAAGGACAGGCGGTCGCGTTGGGCACCATCGCCGAAATCGTGGAATCGCGTCCGGATCTGGCTGGTCGGTCACTCGAGGAGATGTTCATCAGCCTCACCGGCGACGACACCGTCTCGTGA
- the flgN gene encoding flagellar export chaperone FlgN gives MTLFPQEPAPRLGVPTGALLDALHDALISERKLLDDLIGQMRRQRASVAADDIEGVDESTFATHRILATLGQARTRRRQLNILLGGSEDCTLRELEDMLGDQVDTRLRDARLRLTQAADLLTREVGMNRKLLREALTNTDQHVRTLVGAPAQPTTYATEGVATPSSGAPRGVLVNRTA, from the coding sequence ATGACACTCTTCCCACAAGAACCCGCACCCCGCCTCGGCGTACCGACTGGGGCACTGCTGGATGCGCTGCACGATGCGCTGATCAGCGAGCGTAAGCTGCTCGATGATCTCATCGGGCAGATGCGGCGCCAGCGCGCGTCGGTCGCGGCGGATGACATCGAAGGCGTGGATGAAAGCACCTTTGCCACGCACCGCATTCTCGCCACGCTCGGTCAGGCGCGTACGCGTCGCCGGCAGCTCAACATCCTGCTGGGCGGGTCCGAAGACTGCACGTTGCGCGAACTCGAAGACATGCTCGGCGACCAGGTCGACACGCGACTGCGCGATGCGCGGTTGCGTCTTACGCAGGCCGCCGATCTCCTCACTCGCGAAGTGGGCATGAACCGCAAGCTGCTTCGCGAAGCGCTGACCAATACTGACCAGCATGTGCGCACCCTCGTGGGCGCCCCTGCCCAGCCCACCACGTATGCCACCGAAGGGGTGGCCACGCCCAGCAGTGGCGCGCCTCGTGGTGTGCTCGTGAACCGGACCGCCTGA
- the motA gene encoding flagellar motor stator protein MotA — protein MFVIIGLVIVMGSVIGGYVMHHGELAVLIQPNEFLILGGAGLGSMIVANPPAVLKGVVSQALGLLKPNPFGATAYAELLQVLYEIFQKARKDGLVGLESHIETPESSDIFQKYPSFMGNHHAVSLLCDTLKVLLTGTVEDHNLAEILDVDLEKHHHEAMLVPSAVTAVGDAMPGFGIVAAVLGVIITMGSIGGAASEIGEKVAAALVGTFLGILLAYGVFGPIAKAMENRIAAEHDYMLCVRTALLSFARGDAPMTAVEFARRNVEPHERPSFTELEELTRKKAA, from the coding sequence GTGTTTGTCATCATAGGCCTGGTCATCGTGATGGGCTCCGTCATCGGTGGCTATGTGATGCACCATGGCGAGCTCGCCGTGCTCATCCAGCCCAACGAGTTTCTCATTCTCGGTGGTGCGGGACTTGGCTCCATGATCGTGGCCAATCCGCCCGCGGTCCTGAAGGGTGTGGTCTCGCAGGCGCTCGGTCTGCTCAAGCCGAACCCGTTCGGCGCGACGGCCTATGCCGAACTACTGCAGGTACTCTACGAGATCTTCCAGAAGGCCCGCAAGGATGGACTGGTCGGTCTCGAGTCGCACATCGAAACTCCCGAGTCCAGCGACATCTTCCAGAAGTACCCGTCGTTCATGGGGAACCACCACGCAGTGTCGCTGTTGTGCGATACGCTCAAGGTGCTCCTCACCGGCACCGTAGAAGATCATAACCTGGCCGAAATCCTCGACGTCGACCTCGAGAAGCATCATCACGAGGCGATGCTGGTTCCCAGCGCCGTGACCGCCGTCGGCGACGCCATGCCGGGCTTCGGAATCGTGGCCGCCGTGCTCGGCGTCATCATCACGATGGGCTCGATCGGTGGCGCTGCCTCCGAAATCGGCGAGAAGGTCGCCGCTGCGCTCGTCGGAACGTTCCTCGGCATTTTGCTCGCCTACGGCGTGTTCGGCCCGATCGCCAAGGCGATGGAGAACCGCATCGCCGCCGAGCATGATTACATGCTCTGCGTGCGCACCGCGCTGCTGTCGTTCGCGCGTGGCGATGCCCCGATGACCGCCGTGGAGTTCGCCCGCCGCAACGTCGAACCGCACGAGCGCCCGAGCTTCACCGAGCTCGAAGAGCTGACGCGCAAGAAGGCCGCGTAA
- a CDS encoding rod-binding protein, translated as MIDRINAGSMKSASVPPTPLSAKDQRDATLMKTASQLEGMFVQQLYKAMRETVPQQEGIVSGGAGEDIFTGLLDQHLAAETPKQWEHGIAQALYRQLRHGTPADAPQDSVTTPDSNTR; from the coding sequence ATGATCGACCGCATCAATGCCGGCAGCATGAAGAGCGCGAGTGTGCCCCCGACTCCACTGTCCGCCAAGGACCAGCGGGACGCCACACTCATGAAGACCGCCAGTCAGCTCGAAGGCATGTTCGTCCAGCAACTTTACAAGGCGATGCGCGAGACCGTTCCACAGCAGGAAGGAATCGTTTCAGGAGGGGCCGGAGAAGACATCTTCACGGGACTCCTGGATCAGCACCTTGCTGCCGAGACTCCCAAGCAGTGGGAGCATGGGATCGCCCAGGCGCTCTACCGACAGCTGCGTCACGGCACCCCCGCTGACGCACCCCAGGACTCCGTGACCACTCCTGATTCAAACACCCGCTGA
- a CDS encoding EAL and HDOD domain-containing protein: MSYTEVDVTPPPTAQHVFIARQPIFDTNRRRVAYELLYRAHRDATQAIGLSESHMCGDTALHALLSIGLDRLTAGTTAFVNITREHLLGELYKIFDPTAVVLELLETIDGDPAVVDACERAVAEGYRLALDDYDSRPSLDPLLPFASIVKLDVLGKTADELAPAVTRLKGLGLTVLAERVETAEMLHVCETLGCVLFQGYVFSRPETLDGRAVNVQHATVFNIMALLNEPDVTDSALEEAFRSHPSLSLSLLRIVNSASFGARSVDSISYAIRLIGREALSRWMLIMLIATVGAQSPVAHEAVVNALVRGRFCETVTAHGLSGDPSARFLVGLLSRMDALLGLPMESVLERLPVSADVRDALLLGTGPHAPVLRLADAYERGEWAEVDADDNVAIALRAELAGLYADAALWATERLRITG; encoded by the coding sequence ATGAGTTACACCGAAGTCGACGTGACGCCGCCACCAACGGCGCAACACGTGTTCATTGCGCGCCAGCCGATCTTCGATACCAATCGACGACGGGTGGCGTACGAGCTGTTGTATCGGGCGCACCGGGATGCCACGCAGGCCATCGGCCTGTCGGAATCGCACATGTGCGGTGATACGGCCTTGCACGCCCTGCTATCGATCGGCCTCGACCGGCTGACCGCAGGCACCACGGCGTTCGTGAACATTACCCGTGAACACCTGCTGGGCGAGCTCTATAAGATCTTCGACCCGACGGCGGTGGTGCTGGAACTGCTCGAAACGATCGACGGCGACCCCGCGGTAGTCGATGCCTGCGAGCGCGCCGTGGCCGAAGGGTATCGTCTGGCGCTCGACGACTACGACTCGCGCCCGTCGCTCGACCCGCTACTGCCGTTTGCCAGTATCGTGAAGCTGGACGTGCTCGGGAAAACCGCCGACGAACTTGCACCGGCCGTGACACGCCTGAAGGGGCTTGGGCTCACCGTGCTCGCCGAGCGGGTGGAAACGGCCGAGATGCTGCACGTTTGTGAGACGCTCGGGTGCGTGCTTTTTCAGGGCTACGTGTTCAGCCGACCCGAAACGTTGGACGGACGTGCGGTCAACGTGCAGCACGCCACGGTGTTCAACATCATGGCCCTCCTCAACGAGCCCGATGTCACGGACTCGGCGCTCGAGGAAGCGTTCCGCAGCCATCCGTCGCTCTCGCTCTCCCTGCTGCGCATCGTGAACTCGGCCTCATTCGGCGCCCGTTCGGTCGACTCGATTTCCTATGCGATCCGTCTGATCGGCCGGGAAGCGTTGTCGCGCTGGATGCTGATCATGCTGATCGCCACCGTCGGCGCCCAGAGTCCCGTGGCCCACGAGGCCGTGGTGAACGCGCTCGTGCGCGGCCGCTTCTGCGAAACCGTGACCGCGCACGGTCTGTCCGGCGATCCCTCCGCGCGCTTCCTGGTCGGACTGCTCTCGCGCATGGACGCGCTGCTCGGCTTGCCGATGGAATCCGTGCTGGAGCGGCTACCGGTGAGCGCCGATGTGCGCGACGCGCTGCTCTTGGGGACCGGACCGCATGCGCCGGTGCTGCGCTTGGCCGATGCGTACGAGCGCGGTGAGTGGGCCGAGGTCGACGCCGACGACAACGTGGCGATCGCGCTGCGCGCCGAGCTCGCGGGGCTGTACGCGGATGCGGCGCTGTGGGCGACGGAGCGGTTGCGGATAACGGGCTAG
- a CDS encoding HAMP domain-containing histidine kinase has translation MSSDAGAARWLSVHDDLLRGLAHAFSNRVATVAAIAALFDSSRIPDERMLTGLRTDADRLDGLLEQLRQLTRREDADLEPLMPGDSVRAALALFEHHPEYREVRCTVVVADDVQPVRADPASLQHALCVALVAAARVGVGQNGATRADVRVALSTEGDAVRIEVSTDGSTGEGDVDALSLDAGAISWLLARSNGRGHAYPYGCLIELPTLQASRRAR, from the coding sequence GTGAGCAGCGACGCCGGTGCGGCGCGCTGGCTCTCGGTACATGACGATTTGCTTCGCGGGTTGGCACATGCGTTCAGCAATCGCGTGGCGACGGTCGCGGCCATCGCCGCGCTCTTCGATTCGTCGCGTATTCCCGACGAACGCATGCTCACCGGACTGCGCACCGATGCCGACCGTTTGGACGGATTGCTGGAGCAATTGCGCCAGCTGACGCGACGTGAGGACGCCGATCTCGAACCCCTGATGCCCGGCGACAGTGTGCGCGCTGCTCTGGCCCTGTTCGAGCACCATCCGGAGTACCGGGAGGTGCGCTGTACCGTCGTGGTCGCTGACGACGTGCAGCCGGTGCGAGCCGATCCGGCGTCGCTGCAGCACGCGCTGTGCGTGGCGCTGGTGGCCGCGGCTCGGGTGGGAGTTGGCCAGAACGGCGCGACCCGGGCCGACGTGCGCGTGGCGCTCTCCACCGAGGGTGATGCCGTGCGAATCGAGGTGTCCACCGACGGCAGCACCGGTGAGGGCGACGTCGATGCCCTCTCTCTCGATGCCGGTGCGATCAGCTGGCTGCTGGCGCGGAGCAACGGACGCGGTCACGCCTATCCCTACGGCTGCCTCATCGAGTTGCCCACCTTGCAGGCCTCGCGCCGCGCCCGCTAA
- a CDS encoding carbon storage regulator: MLILGRREGDSIIIDGGIRIVVVSCDRGGVRIGIDAPSHVKILRGEIADQVKSENERAAAPVGTEWLAALGAPTSKPAPEPDA, translated from the coding sequence ATGCTCATCCTCGGACGTCGCGAAGGCGACTCGATCATCATTGACGGCGGGATTCGGATCGTCGTCGTGTCCTGTGACCGCGGCGGCGTCCGAATCGGCATCGACGCGCCCAGCCACGTCAAGATTCTGCGCGGCGAGATCGCCGATCAGGTCAAGTCGGAAAACGAGCGTGCCGCCGCCCCGGTGGGTACGGAATGGCTGGCCGCTCTTGGCGCGCCGACGAGTAAGCCGGCACCCGAGCCGGACGCCTGA
- a CDS encoding GlcG/HbpS family heme-binding protein: MRLTRLFAAAVTVVTLAVATPRVSAAQLADTKMLTADAVKSLLASAEATAKQNKWNVSIAVTDAAGDLLGFLKLDNASTGTVQIAQGKARTAARFGRPTKVYADRILADTLTFLSVDGLVALQGGLPILVGGKVIGAVGVSGATSAQDEQVAATAIAAVIKL; this comes from the coding sequence ATGCGCCTCACTCGCCTCTTCGCTGCCGCCGTCACCGTCGTCACGCTGGCCGTGGCCACGCCCCGAGTCTCAGCGGCGCAGCTGGCCGACACCAAGATGCTCACCGCCGATGCGGTCAAGAGCCTGCTGGCGAGCGCCGAAGCCACCGCGAAGCAGAACAAGTGGAACGTCTCGATTGCGGTGACCGATGCCGCCGGCGACCTGCTCGGCTTCCTCAAGCTCGACAACGCCAGCACCGGCACCGTGCAGATCGCACAAGGGAAAGCCCGCACGGCTGCCCGCTTCGGCCGGCCCACGAAAGTGTACGCCGACCGGATTTTGGCCGACACGCTTACGTTTCTTTCTGTGGACGGGCTCGTCGCGTTACAGGGCGGCTTGCCCATTCTCGTCGGCGGCAAGGTGATCGGCGCCGTCGGCGTGAGCGGAGCCACCAGCGCGCAGGACGAACAAGTGGCCGCGACCGCGATTGCGGCAGTCATCAAATTGTGA
- a CDS encoding putative ABC exporter domain-containing protein encodes MTPTVVQQPAPAPAMLFLYQRTVANRLRQQMARAKSPRYLAAVVMGMLYIWWALFRNSRLGGGPLAKLVETDVAVPIASALLLLSAARWWVFGGERSALAFTPAEVQFLFPAPVSRRQLVHAKLVRMQLAILLNTVIFSVLLRGSGGSVEGWQRGLSLWMLFSSLALHRLGASIVHANAMEHVGKARRRLILPLIVFGAVLVAVIYGIVTAWPLLKVASLSGTKAVLLVVTDALRTPAPSAALWPVRAVLEPVFLGSGAKWLAAMPFAAAILLLHYFWVVRLDKAFEEAALEATQHRAERLQRFRSSQMGNSRSRKGKLAKVPSLALTGRPEMAIAWKNVVAAMRGGAWRTQLLTFTVGLAVLAAVTRSASDRAGDVFMGVTFGWGAMLLFIGPLWMRFDLRLDLPRLAMLKTMPLPGWRIVAAEIAAVTALHSITVWSLMVVPLVMFLQEPAMLAESGATIPIIVSVIVGVPIFNALMFTIQNGTALLFPAWVRLGTEARGFETMGQNLLTTGATTLVAAIALVFPVGLGGLILWFTNDWGGWSVLVATLLACAVVVAELWPILFWLGGVFEKIDVSEVAATT; translated from the coding sequence ATGACGCCCACGGTTGTGCAACAGCCGGCGCCGGCGCCGGCCATGCTGTTCCTGTATCAGCGCACCGTCGCGAATCGACTGCGCCAGCAGATGGCACGGGCCAAGAGTCCGCGCTATCTCGCGGCCGTCGTGATGGGCATGCTGTACATCTGGTGGGCGCTGTTCCGCAATTCACGGTTGGGCGGCGGACCACTCGCCAAGCTGGTGGAAACCGACGTGGCCGTGCCGATCGCCAGCGCGCTCCTGTTGTTGTCGGCCGCGCGCTGGTGGGTGTTCGGTGGTGAACGCAGCGCCCTCGCCTTCACGCCGGCCGAAGTGCAGTTCCTCTTTCCCGCGCCCGTGAGCCGACGACAGCTCGTGCATGCGAAGCTCGTGCGCATGCAGCTCGCGATTCTGCTCAACACGGTCATTTTCAGCGTGTTGCTGCGCGGCAGTGGCGGCAGTGTGGAAGGATGGCAACGCGGACTCTCGCTGTGGATGCTCTTCTCCTCACTCGCCCTCCATCGCCTGGGCGCATCGATCGTGCACGCCAACGCCATGGAGCACGTGGGCAAAGCACGTCGTCGGCTCATTCTGCCGCTCATCGTCTTCGGCGCAGTATTGGTGGCCGTGATCTACGGCATCGTGACGGCGTGGCCGCTGCTTAAAGTGGCGAGCCTGTCGGGCACCAAGGCCGTGTTGCTCGTCGTCACCGATGCGCTCCGCACACCCGCTCCCTCGGCCGCGCTCTGGCCGGTGCGCGCCGTGCTCGAACCCGTCTTTCTTGGCAGTGGAGCCAAGTGGCTCGCCGCCATGCCGTTCGCCGCGGCGATACTCCTGCTGCACTACTTCTGGGTCGTTCGGCTCGACAAGGCGTTCGAAGAAGCCGCACTCGAAGCCACGCAACATCGCGCCGAACGCCTGCAGCGCTTCCGTTCGTCGCAGATGGGCAACTCGCGCTCGCGGAAGGGCAAGCTGGCCAAGGTGCCGTCGTTGGCGCTCACCGGTCGTCCGGAAATGGCGATCGCGTGGAAGAACGTGGTGGCCGCGATGCGCGGCGGCGCGTGGCGCACGCAGCTGCTCACGTTCACCGTCGGTCTGGCGGTACTCGCCGCGGTCACACGCTCGGCTTCCGACCGTGCCGGCGATGTCTTCATGGGTGTCACCTTCGGTTGGGGCGCGATGCTGCTGTTCATCGGCCCGCTCTGGATGCGCTTCGACCTGCGGCTCGACTTGCCGCGCCTGGCGATGCTGAAAACGATGCCGCTGCCCGGATGGCGTATCGTGGCGGCGGAGATCGCCGCCGTGACCGCGCTGCATTCGATCACGGTGTGGTCACTGATGGTCGTACCGCTGGTGATGTTCCTGCAGGAGCCCGCTATGCTGGCCGAAAGCGGCGCCACCATTCCCATCATCGTGTCGGTGATCGTGGGCGTGCCGATCTTCAACGCGCTCATGTTCACGATCCAGAACGGCACCGCGCTGCTCTTTCCCGCGTGGGTGCGACTGGGCACCGAGGCCCGCGGGTTCGAAACGATGGGGCAGAACCTGCTCACCACCGGCGCCACCACGCTGGTAGCCGCGATCGCCCTCGTATTCCCGGTCGGACTGGGCGGCCTGATCCTGTGGTTCACCAACGACTGGGGTGGCTGGTCGGTGCTGGTCGCCACCCTGCTGGCCTGTGCCGTGGTGGTGGCCGAGCTCTGGCCGATCCTGTTCTGGCTGGGCGGCGTATTCGAGAAGATCGATGTGAGCGAAGTCGCCGCCACGACCTGA
- the flgK gene encoding flagellar hook-associated protein FlgK, whose amino-acid sequence MSSGLLSIARTALLTHQSALQTISQNIANAETPGYSRQEAVLAANVPVRMSYGNVGTGVHVETIIRKRDLLLDDSYRSASNLAGSAEMRRDLMGQVESVFGEPSDAGMASALDAFWGSWSDLSASPSSLSARSVVQQRGRQVAQLFNEYDTQLTQQRTSTLERLQNTVSTINSIATQVAELNTRIITSESNGNTNNDLRDLRDMKLDELSKIAGTRVIPQIDGGVSVLIGNSTLVQGDTARPLTLKLETPNPMPATPLTDVNVRIQLGTSPDRLAPLAGELKSMVDVLNIDIPDTRSRLDAMAAQFTTAVNNVHTTGYTFTGNAVPGTAAGNFFDAGSVANPVTAATIRVDSAILNDPLKIAASGNANGPTDNSVAQGLAGLRIVDDTVSWTSSSGATESGSFLSFFRSMVTRIGIDSAAATDNATVYRSLADQADARRQSVSGVSTDEELVNMMRVQQSYQAATKMIKVADDMMQTLLSLV is encoded by the coding sequence ATGTCTTCCGGCCTGTTGAGCATCGCGCGCACCGCGCTTCTCACGCACCAATCCGCACTCCAGACGATCTCGCAGAACATCGCGAACGCGGAGACGCCGGGCTATTCGCGCCAGGAAGCGGTACTCGCTGCCAACGTGCCGGTTCGCATGTCGTACGGCAACGTCGGCACCGGTGTTCACGTCGAAACGATCATCCGCAAGCGCGATCTGCTGCTCGACGACAGCTACCGCTCGGCGAGCAATCTCGCCGGCAGCGCGGAGATGCGGCGCGACCTCATGGGCCAGGTCGAAAGCGTCTTCGGTGAGCCGAGCGACGCGGGCATGGCCAGTGCGCTCGACGCGTTCTGGGGCTCGTGGAGCGACCTCTCCGCCTCGCCGAGCAGTCTGTCGGCGCGGTCGGTGGTGCAGCAGCGTGGTCGCCAGGTGGCCCAGCTGTTCAACGAGTACGATACGCAGCTCACTCAGCAGCGCACGTCGACGCTGGAGCGGTTGCAGAATACCGTGAGCACGATCAACTCGATCGCCACGCAGGTGGCCGAGTTGAACACGCGCATCATCACGTCGGAAAGCAACGGCAACACGAACAACGATTTGCGCGACCTGCGCGACATGAAGCTCGACGAGCTCTCGAAGATCGCCGGCACGCGGGTCATTCCGCAGATCGACGGCGGTGTGTCGGTGCTCATCGGCAACTCCACGCTGGTGCAGGGTGATACGGCGCGTCCGCTCACCCTCAAGCTCGAGACGCCGAATCCGATGCCGGCCACGCCGCTCACCGACGTGAACGTGCGCATTCAGCTGGGCACGTCGCCCGACCGTCTCGCGCCATTGGCTGGCGAGCTCAAGTCGATGGTGGACGTGCTCAACATCGACATTCCCGATACCCGCAGCCGGCTCGATGCCATGGCCGCACAGTTCACGACGGCCGTGAACAACGTGCACACCACCGGCTACACGTTTACCGGTAACGCGGTCCCGGGCACGGCCGCCGGCAACTTCTTCGACGCGGGCTCGGTCGCCAACCCGGTCACGGCGGCGACGATCCGGGTCGACAGCGCCATTCTGAACGATCCGCTCAAGATCGCCGCCAGCGGCAACGCGAACGGCCCGACCGACAACAGCGTAGCGCAGGGGCTGGCCGGCCTGCGGATCGTCGACGACACCGTCAGCTGGACGTCGAGCAGCGGTGCCACCGAGTCTGGCTCATTCCTGAGCTTCTTCCGCAGCATGGTCACGCGCATCGGCATCGATTCGGCCGCCGCGACCGACAATGCCACCGTGTACCGCAGTCTGGCCGATCAGGCCGACGCCCGCCGCCAGTCGGTCAGTGGCGTCAGTACCGACGAGGAACTGGTGAACATGATGCGCGTGCAGCAGTCTTATCAGGCGGCCACGAAGATGATCAAAGTGGCCGATGATATGATGCAAACGCTTCTCTCACTGGTCTGA
- a CDS encoding flagellar motor protein MotB: MAPRGGKKIIIVKKKVAGHGGHHGGSWKVAYADFVTAMMAFFMVMWILGMDDKTKQAIEGYFANPVGYKKGYGAGSSPLSTGTAPTNVQKTPLRMIVRSTEQRTFEQLKNAILEKVAANDSLKSLKALVDVQVTNDGLRIELVETGSGDVYFPTGSAKMKSPTMLALQLIGTELATLHHPVILEGHTDAAQFSAAGGAYGNWELSADRANAARRVLEGVGLGDGRIVEVRGYAATKPRILDDPLSAANRRISILLPFSVTPDGAADAASMAQYKTDSMHASLAKRVP; the protein is encoded by the coding sequence ATGGCTCCGCGCGGTGGCAAGAAGATCATCATCGTCAAGAAGAAGGTCGCCGGACACGGCGGCCATCACGGCGGCTCATGGAAGGTGGCGTACGCCGACTTCGTGACCGCCATGATGGCATTCTTCATGGTGATGTGGATTCTTGGCATGGACGACAAGACGAAGCAGGCCATCGAGGGCTACTTCGCCAATCCGGTCGGTTACAAGAAGGGCTACGGCGCCGGTTCGAGTCCGCTCTCCACCGGCACCGCGCCGACCAACGTCCAGAAGACGCCGTTGCGGATGATCGTGCGCAGCACCGAGCAGCGCACCTTCGAGCAGCTCAAGAACGCGATTCTCGAAAAGGTCGCCGCCAACGATTCGCTGAAGTCGCTCAAAGCCTTGGTGGATGTGCAAGTCACCAACGATGGCCTGCGCATCGAGCTCGTGGAAACGGGTTCCGGCGACGTGTATTTCCCGACCGGCTCGGCCAAGATGAAGTCGCCGACGATGCTCGCGCTGCAGCTGATCGGCACGGAGCTCGCTACGCTGCATCACCCGGTGATTCTCGAAGGCCATACCGACGCCGCGCAATTCAGCGCTGCCGGTGGCGCCTACGGTAATTGGGAACTCTCCGCCGATCGCGCCAACGCGGCGCGTCGCGTGCTCGAGGGCGTGGGACTGGGCGACGGCCGCATCGTGGAAGTGCGCGGCTACGCCGCCACCAAGCCGCGCATCCTGGACGATCCGCTGTCGGCTGCCAATCGGCGCATCTCGATCCTGCTGCCATTCAGCGTGACGCCGGATGGTGCGGCCGATGCGGCGAGTATGGCGCAGTACAAGACGGATTCGATGCACGCGAGTCTCGCCAAGCGAGTCCCGTAG